A stretch of DNA from Malus sylvestris chromosome 9, drMalSylv7.2, whole genome shotgun sequence:
gaacctctgtcccgtagtcgcatcttctaaccggagcgtcagtaggccttctttgcacatgtccaaaccaccgtaaccgattttctctcagttttccttcaatttcggctactcctactttacctcggatatcctcattcctaatcttatcatttctcgtgtgcccacacatccaacgaagcatcctcatctccgctacacccattttgtgtacgtgttggtgcttcaccgcccaacattctgtgccatacagcattaccggccttattgtcgtcctataaaattttcccttaagcttcagtggcatacgacgatcacacaacacgccggatgcactcttccacttcatccatccagcttgtattatatggttgagatctccatctaattctccgttcttttgcaagataaatcataggtagcgaaaacgatcgctctttggtatttcctgatctccgatcctcacccctaactcattttggcctccatttgcactgaacttgcactccatatattctgtctttgatcggcttaggcgaagacctttagattccaacactttatccaaaggttaagcttcgcatttaccccttcctgagtttcatctatcaacactatatcgtctgcgaaaagcatacaccaaggaatatcatcttgaatatgtcctgttaactcatccattaccaacgcaaaaaggtaaggacttaaggatgagccttgatgtaatcctacagttatggggaagctttcggtttgtccttcatgagttcttacggcagtctttgctccttcatacatatcctttatagcttggatatatgctactcgtactcctttcttctctaaaatcctccaaagaatgtctcttgggaccctatcatacgctttttccaaatctataaagaccatgtgtaaatcctttttcccatctctatatctttccatcaatcttcgtaagagatagattgcctccatggttgagcgccctggcatgaacctgaATTaattgtccgaaacccgtgtctcttgcctcaatctatgcttaatgactctctcccagagtttcattgtatgactcattagcttaatacccctatagttcatgcaattttgtacgtcgcccttattcttgtaaataggcaccaaggtgctctttcgccactcgtttggcatcttcttcgttttcaaaatcctattgaaaaggtcagtgagtcatgctatacctgtctctcccaaggctttccacacttcaatcggtatatcgtctgggcccactgcttttctatgcttcatcttcttcaaagctacaaccacttcttccttcctgattcgacgataaaaggagtagtttctacactcttctgagttactcaactcccctaaaggagtactcctttcatgtccttcattgaaaagattatgaaaataacctctccatctgtctttgaccgtgttctctgtagcaagaacctttccatcctcatccttgatgcacctcacttggtttaggtccattgtcttcttttcccttgctctagctagtttatagatatccaactctccttctttggtatctagtcgcttatacatatcgtcataagccgctaacttagcttctctcacagctttcttcgcctcttgcttcgctcttctatacctttcaccattttcatcggtcctatccttgtataaggctttacaacattccttcttagccttcacctttgtttgtacctcctcattccaccaccaagattccttttggtgtggagcaaagcccttggactctcctaatacctcttttgctacttttcggatacagctagccatggaatctcacatttggctagcttccccctctctatcccacacacactgggtgattacttgctctttgaaaatgacttgtttttctccttttagattccaccatctagtctttgggcacttccaagtcttgttcttttttctcactcttttgatatgtacatccatcaccaacaagcgatgttgattagccaagctctcccccggtataactttgcaatccttacaagttatacgatcccctttcctcattagaagaaaatctatttgtgtttttgacgacccactcttgtaggtgatcacatgttcttctctcttcttaaagaaggtgttggctaaaaagagatcatatgtcattgcaaaatccaagatagcttccccatcctcatttctctccccaaaaccatagccaccatgaaaacctccatagttgcctgtctccctgcccacgtgtccatttaaatctcctcctataaataacttctctgtctgagcaattccttgcaccaagtctccaaggtcttcccaaaatttctccttcgaactcgtatccaaccctacttgaggttcgtacgcactaatcacattgatgagttcttgtcctattacaatcttgattgccatgattctatctcctacccttttgacatctacaacatcttgtgtcaaggtcttgtccacaatgatgccaacaccgtttctcgttctatttgtgcccgaataccaaagcttaaaccctgagttttctagatcatttgccttaagaccaacccacttaatttcttgtaggcacataatatttatccttctcctcaccataacttccactacttccatagattttcccgttaaggttcctatattccacgttcctaaacgcattctactctcttgaactctacccttctgtcctagcttcttcaccatctcccgtctaataggatcaaagtacttcttttgtgtggcctgtgtaaagttgataggagcatatgctcccaaacaactttgagtggagtcgttcgaaaagaagtttcatGTATAGAATCTCACTAGTCAATCACCTCGTCGAATGCTTCAAAGATATCAATACTTGGCTGGTGAATAGTGCATATAACTGTCCTCCTTGTGCTAACAATATTTTTCACAACTCTCATGACTATAGCAGCTGCTCTAGCAtctaaacctgaggttggttCGTCCATAAATATTATGGATGGATTTGAAACAAGCTCTACCGCTATTGTAAGTCCTTTTCGTTGCTCTGTCGATATCCCACTACCACCAGGCGTGCCAACTAATTCGTCTTTGATTTCGTCGAGCTCTATCATTTGAAGAACTTCTTTCACAAATTGCTGACAAATAGATGGATCAATTCAAATCACCTTGAAATCTTATAGAATCATAGAAGCCAAACAGCCACATGATCCCCACAACCACACTATCTTGTTGTGTTGTCCATGTGATCCCGTTGTGTTGTTCACGTGTGGGGGActgttgagaatgagtctcaTATTGATGAGAGGATGGACATTACATGAGCGTATAAGAGGTTGGACTATTTcctatattgccaattaattttatggtggaaccaaCTTTCTTCACCCTTGCCATTATTTACATCTCTAGATTAGAAAAAGAATATTATTAGCTTGCTGCTAATTACATTACATTAAAGTTATTACTTTATTAGTTTTACTACAGTCAACGGGGCTGGACTAATTAAAATTCATTGTGGACCGGTGCTGCTAGCTCTATCAATTTTGTCACATTGATATTAGTTTATCACTTACGATTACCAACTGCACTGGTTTTATAGGTTCGTAAAACATAATATATTTTCtcaatggaaagaaaaaataagaCTTTCTGCCATGATCATCAGTTGTGATCAACAAAGCAATTACTTAATTTCCTGCTTGACGCTTTGATCGAGACAAATGAGTTTAGCGTTCATTTTCATTGTAACAAGCAGCTTTTTTATTCTCTACATGTTGATACTAGACAAAATACATATTCGTCTAAATATTGTCCGACATGTTTTAGGCCATTAGTCTTTTGCTATCAAATGACCCACATGTTTTAGGTGATAGAATGTTGCTATCATGACATGAGAAgctaaagtaaaaaataaaaacgacaTGAGAagctaaaataaaaaagtaaaataaaaatctctttAACTTTCTCCCGTTTTGTTTTATTAGCATATGTCCAGCGTAAGAGCAAGAATATCATAATTTCACTCTATGCAAAACATTATCTTACAACAAtgttaattttaatttcgaAGTCGAACCTCATTAGAAATTAGGTTATGAACTAACAAAAAATCCCTAAGCTAGAAAACTTGGAGGCTTGCAGATTCAAGTGAGGAAACTTCAACCAGAGGTTGCTACATGTTCGATGATGATTTCAAGGTATGGCAGTTGCCAtgtgttttgatattgattccGATCAATCTCTTTGCCTCTTTCTTTTTGCTCAGGATAGAATTCTTTAAGGATATTTATTACGTCTCAAATACAGTACAAAGGGTTGGGTTGAGTTATATAAATAGTTGGATTTAGCATCAAGAGCTATAAATTGCAATAATAACCAACCCTCTTCCAGCTACAATACACTCATTCAAGAATTTAGTTTACTCCATTATcccatcaaagaaaaaaaaaaaaaaggtccagTATAAGTATTAGTTTATGGCTAAAGCTATGTGAGTTGCGCTCCTCATATATGAGACATGCTCTACATTCATAAGAAAGATGTGCCTCACATATAAGGCATTCTTAACTTATGAAAAAAACGTACTTCACATAGGCATGATTCACTCAAACACAAACATAAATTCTATATGAGATTGACTACAATACAATCACGTTTTTAATACAATCATCATGTTAACGGTCAAATTTGGTCTTATAATTTATATACATTCACACGAAACAACCAAACCTACAACTCAAAACATGGAAGCCATACAAATTGTCATTTCCTTATCAATAGTTACTCCGTTAGAAAAATTTAATAAGAGTTTCTTAGTAATTATAGTATCTTAAGCCTTCAATAGTAATATTCTAAattgtgtgcgtgtgtgaaTATTGGTAGCATGTAAGAGGTAACTAGTTAGTAAATTAATACGTTCATTTTTCGATGATCTAAACCAAATATTTTCAAGGTCATCACTCAAATAAGAAGTGATTAGTGTGGAGCAAAAAGTAATCCTAGAGCTAGCCCCTTTGATTGAGCAACAAAAAGAACCTCAGAATCACAAAGTTAAAAATCCTCAATCAGATATCGCAAATACGCCCATTTAGTAATCACAAATACTTATCGAAAACTAGACAACAACCTTCACTAAGTTATTGTGCTGCACTTTCGACATCATTGCCACTTCCCTCGCAAACCGT
This window harbors:
- the LOC126583648 gene encoding uncharacterized protein LOC126583648 — encoded protein: MVKKLGQKGRVQESRMRLGTWNIGTLTGKSMEVVEVMVRRRINIMCLQEIKWVGLKANDLENSGFKLWYSGTNRTRNGVGIIVDKTLTQDVVDVKRVGDRIMAIKIVIGQELINVISAYEPQVGLDTSSKEKFWEDLGDLVQGIAQTEKLFIGGDLNGHVGRETGNYGGFHGGYGFGERNEDGEAILDFAMTYDLFLANTFFKKREEHVITYKSGSSKTQIDFLLMRKGDRITCKDCKVIPGESLANQHRLLVMDVHIKRVRKKNKTWKCPKTRWWNLKGEKQVIFKEQVITQCVWDREGEASQM